The region CCTCCCAGGCCTGGATGTACGAGTACCAGCTCGGCATCACCTCCGACGGCGCCAAGGGCTACCGCGAGTTCGTCCTGCAGCCGACGCCCGGCGGCGAGTTCACCTCGCTCAAGGGCAGCGTGGACTCCACCTACGGCGAGATCGACTCGGCCTGGACCGCCTCCGGCGGGAAGCTGACGTCGTACGCGACCACGGTGCCGTCCAACACGACGGCCACGCTCTACCTCCCGGTGGAGGGTGAGGTCACCGCGGCCGACATCTCCGGCGCCACGTTCGAGGGCATGGACAAGCGCAACAACATCAACGTCGCGAAGTTCACCCTCGACGCCGGCGGCTACGAGTTCAGCGTCGACGGCAGCACCGTCAAGGTCGCCCTCGTGGACGGCTGGGTCGTCGACGAGGACACCACTCCCACCGGGGAGCCCACGCCGACGACCACGCCGACCGCCACGCCGACGCCGACCACCAACCCGACTCCGACCACCACCCCGACCCCCGTCGTGGAGCCGAAGGTGACGGTCAAGTCCAAGGTGGGGGCCGGGAAGAAGCTCAAGGTCCGCATCCGTGACCTGTCGGTGAACAAGGTGAGCATCACCCTGGCCGGCAAGAAGCTGGGCACGGTGAAGGTCAAGGACGGCAAGGTCTCGGTCACCGTGACCGTGCCGAAGAACCTGTCGGGCAAGAAGGTCCTGCGGGTCCTGGACCGCAAGGGAGAGGTACTGCTCCAGACCACGGTCCGGGTGGTGAGGAAGGCGGCCTAGCGCGCCGACTGAGAGTGGGGGGTCACGCCGTGAGGGCGTGGCCCCCCGCTTCCACGTCTACGATCAGCAGTGTCCGGCTTCCGAGGGCCCCGGACCGCACCGCACCACGACGAGGTACCAAGGTTGGGATCAGAAGAACGGGCCGCGGAGCCCCGGTCACCGCACACGCCGCCCACTCGCGAGCGCAGGTCCCTGCGCGTCCTGGATGCCTCGCTCGGGCTCCTGGTCCTGGTGGGCTCGTTCGCCCGGATCGCGGACGGCGAACGGTGGACCATCGTGCCGCCCGAGTCCGCCGTCGAGCTGCTCATCTTCGTGGCGGCCGCCGCCGCCGCGTCGGCGAGGCGCTTCCCCCTTCCCGCCCTCGCAGTGGCTGCGACCCTCGACGCCTCGATGCACTTCCTGCCCCTCGGTCAGGTCGGCATCCACATCGCCTTCATGGTCTGCACGTACATGGTCGCCTCCCACGGTCCGCGCCGGGTCTGGCCGTTCGCAGTCGCCGTCGTGTTCGTCGCGCAGATGGTGTTCATGTCCTGGAGCCTGGACTGGTGGTGGGGTCACGCGTTCGTCATGGTGGCGGGCATCTCCGCCCTGCTGCCAGCCGCTCTCGGCGTTGCCGCCCGGTCGCGTCGCGCCGCGGTGCTGGCGCTGCAGGCGCGAGCGGAGGAGGCCGAGCGGTCCCGGCAGTCGGAGGCGCGCAAGCTCCTCGCCGAGGCTCGCCTGCGCGTCGCTCGCGACCTGCATGACTCGGTGGCGCACCAGATCGCGGTGATGAACCTGAACACGGCGGTGGCGTCCAACGCGCTGCCCGACCGTCCCCAGGACGCCACGCAGGCGCTGGTCACCGTGCGTGCGGCCGGGAGGTCGGTCATCGACTCCATCGGCGAGCTGCTCAGCGGGTTGCGCGAGGACAGCTGGGACGGCCACCAAGCCCGGTACGCCGTCAGCGAGCTGCACCAGCTGGCCGACGAGTTCCGGGTGCTCATGCCAGGTGTCCAGCTCGTCCTCGGGGATGCGATCGAGTCGTCCCGGACCATCGACGCGGTGCCGTTCCTCGCCATCCGGGAGGGCCTGACCAACGCCTACAAGCACGGAGACCACGAGGCTCCGGTCACCGTCGTCCTCGATCGCGTTGGCCCTGCGTACGCACTGAGGATCACCAGCACGTTGCGTCGTTCGACGTCCGACTTCGTCGAGGGTTTCGGCCTGCGCGGCATGCGGGAGCGGGTGGTTGCCCGCGGCGGCCGTCTCGACGTCTCGTGCGACGGACGGACGTTCGTCGTGTCGGCCGACATCCCGAGTGACCAGGAGGGATCGTGATCGAGGTGCTCGTGGTCGATGACCAGCAGCTGATCCGCCACGCGGTCGCCGAGCTGGTCGACCACGAACCCGACATGCACGTGGCCGGCACGGCCGAGAACGGCGTCGAGGCCGTGCGCAAGGCCACGCAGCTCCGTCCCGACGTCGTGGTGATGGACGTGCGGATGCCGGTCATGGACGGGATTGAGGCCACCCACCTCATCACTCAGGGCGCCACTCAGTCGGGCGCGCGCGTGCTGATCCTGACGACGTTCGAGGACGACGCCGACTACGTCGTGCGCGGCGTACGGAGCGGCGCAGCCGGTTTCGTGGGCAAGGGCGCCGAACCCGAGGTCATCGTGGAGGCCATCCGCACGGTCCACCGCGGCGAGGCGCTCCTGACCCCGCGCGCCGCGAGGAACCTGATCGACCGGTACGCCGGCGCGGCCACCCCCGGGGAGGACCTGCATCCCGACCTCAAGTCCCTCACCGCGCGCGAGGTCGACATCCTGCGCCTCGTGGCCCAGGGGCAGACCAACGCGGCCATCGCTGACCACCTCGGCATCTCCGTGGTGACGGTCAAGACGCACATCAACCGAACCATGACGAAGGTGGGGCGTCACGACCGCGCCCAGCTCGTGGTCCTTGCCTTCGAGACCGGTCTGGTCACTCCTCGCTACCGCTGAGGCACACGGGCGCACAGAAGCGACGCACCTTGGCCACTGACACTGCGGTGGAGGCGTGTCCGGCCGTCCTTCAGACGGGCCCGTACTGCAAACGCAGTACGACGGATTGCGGCGGCAGGTTGACGCGCCCGATGTCGGCAGCCGCTGTACTGGTGTCCACGTGACTGTCGTCACGAAGAAGCCCTCGAGCTCGTTGGTGAAACGATTCATGCCTCCAACGCTTGTCGCCCATCTCGATGCGAAAGGACATCCCGGCCGCATCGCCTGTCTCGGCCGCCAGCTGTTCGATCTGCCGGAAGATTTGAGGAGTACGCGATGCCCGCGACCACGACTTCGACCACCTACACGCCAGACAAGACGACCCTCCAGATCATGTCGGCTCTTTCGAGGGGGGCAAGGCCCTCCGATGCGGCTGCGGCGAGCAACGTGTCCAGCAGCACGATGAGACGCAAGCTCGCCGAGGCCCGCGAGGAGTGGGAGCTGGAGACGAACGTCCAGGTCGTTGTCACAGCTGTCCGCCGCGGACTGATCTAGGTTCTGCTCGCAAGGGCGTCCGGATGTCCCCGACAAGCGGCGGTATGACGCACTCGTCGCAGCAGACCCGGACGTCGCCGGTTGGCCGAGGCAATGAGCCATTCCCGCGCTCAGCAGATGCTCTGCCTTCGAACACCGGCACGCCACTCCCCGGCGCGTCCGTGCGCCCGCCCGTCGGCCTGAGCCTCATGCGTCCATTTCCGAGGCTAGGTGCTGAGCTTGAAGGACCGGCTGAATGCCTGGCCGGAGGTCACAACGTCGCGGGCAGGTCCCAGTCTGCGTTGTTCGTAGGCGTGCAGCGCGGTGAGGATGCCCGTGCCCGCCGGGTGCTTGGCGAGCTCCTCGGCGAGCGTCTCGGCGTCGCTGACTGCGACGGCGAAGCCGCGCCCGGTCATGGGCGTGGAGACATGGCCGGCATCGCCGACGAGGGCGACACGGCCGGAAGTGAGGCGGTCGGGAAGGTACTCGGCGATGGGGGTTCCGGTGACCGCGCGGCGCCGCAGGCAGTCGCGGATGGCCTCACGCCAAGGGGATGGCCATTGCCGCGCTTCGTCGTCGAGCTCGGCCAGGGTGTTGGCGGGAACATCGGCCGGGCGCATGGAGTGCTGCACGACGTCCCCGGCGACGCATCCGGTCTCGCGGAGCAAGTGGGTGCGGCGCGGGTCGAACCAGGCCCATCCCAGTCGTCGGCCGCCGCCTAGTGAGCCGTCGTGAGGGCCCAGCGGGTAGCCCAACAGGCAGTCGGGGCCGGCATCGCGGATGTCGAGTCCGCTCGGCCACCGCCGCCCGATCGCGGCGACGTCGAGCTCGGATTCCTCGGCGATGCCGAGCCAGATCACGTAGCCGGCGTACGTCGCGTCTGGCTTGTCGGGCGCCACGAGCCGCCGCACCACGCTGCGGTGGCCATCGGCGCCGACCAACAGCTCACCTTCGTGCACGGTGCCGTCGGCCGTCCTTGCCCAGGCGTGGTCATCGTTCTGGCCGACATGGGCGACGACCTGGTTGTGTAAGACGCGGATGTTCGCGTCGTCGTTGGTGGCGGCTCTCAGTAGTCGGTAGGTCTGCTCCCAGGTCTCGGCGACGGCGTTCGGGGCGTACGCGTCGACTCCGTTGCCGCTGGTGCCGTTTCGTCCGCTGAGGATTCGTTGCAGACCGCTGGTGGCGTTCCCGAGCGCCGCGCCGCTGCGGGGGGCAGGCCCGGTGCGCTCGAGCACGGTGGCCGGGTAGCCGGCCTGGGACAGTCCAAGCGCTGTCATCAGGCCGGCCAGGGAAGCACCGACCACTACTGCGTCAGCATTCGGGCGGTGTGTCACGGTGTCCTCTCGCTCCTCAGGTGTCGAAGCGGGTGGTGCCGAGCCAGGTGGCCGACTTGGCGTCGTGGTGGTCGAACAAGGCGGTGCTGCCGGTATCGAGCGCGGCGATGCGGGCCATCTCCTCGCGGGTGAGCTCGAAGTCGAAGACGGCGATGTTCTCGGCCATCCGCTCGGGACGCACGGACTTGGGGATGGCGACGATCTCGCGCTGAGTCAGCCAGCGCAGCGCGACCTGGGCGACCGACCTGCCGTGAGCGGCACCGATCTCGGTGAGCACCGGGTTGGTGAAGAAACTTTGGCCGCCCTCGGCGAGCGGCCCCCAGGACTCGTGCTGGACGCCGTGCTCGCGCATGGTGTCCTGGTCGCCGGTGCGCTGGAAGAACACGTGCGTTTCGATCTGGTTGACCGCCGGGGTGATTTCGTTGTGGGCGATCAGGTCGGCGAGCCGGTCGGGGTAGAAGTTGCTCACTCCGATGGCGCGGGTGCGGCCTTCCCTGTTGAGCCGCTCCAGTGTTCGCCAGGAACCGTAGTAGTCGCCGAAGGGCTGGTGGATCAGGTACAGGTCGAGGTAGTCCAGGCCCAGGCGCTGCAGGGAACGGTCGAAGGCGCGCTTGGCGGCCTCCTCGCCGGAGTCCTGCACCCACAGCTTGGTGGTGACGAACAGCTCCTCGCGGGCGATGCCGCTGGTGGCGATGGCGTGGCCGACAGCCGCTTCGTTCTCGTAGGCCGCGGCGGTGTCGAGCAGCCGGTAGCCCGCCTCGAGGGCCGACTCCACGGCCTGCTGGGTCTGGTCGTCGGGAACCTGGAAAACGCCGAAGCCGAGGATCGGCATCTCGACGCCGTTGTTCAGGGTGACGTTGCGCATTTCGTTCTTTCTCCTTTGGGGACGTCAGGCGCGGTATTCGCTGTCGGTGACGTGGTCGAGCCAGGTGACGACCTCGCCGTCTTCGTCCGCTTCTTGGATGGCGACGTGGGCCATGAACCGGTCAGGCGTTGCGCCGTGCCAGTGCTCTTCATCGGGCTCGATGTAGACGACGTCGCCGGGCCGGACCTCTTGCACGGGGCCTCCGCGGTAGGCGACGAATCCGATGCCGTCGGTGATGTACAGGGTCTGACCGCGCGGGTGGGTGTGCCAGGCGGTGCGGGCGCCCGGAGTGAAGCGGACGTGGGCGCACCCGACATCCGACTGCTCGTCGGGGTTGCGGATGGCGTCGATGTGCACAGAGCCGGTGAACCAGTCGCTGGGGCCGGGGACGGTCCTGCCTCCGCTGGGGGTGAATTTCACAGTGGCTTCCTTTCAGCCAGGGCGGGTGGGGTGCGGGGCGCGTGCGTTCAGGACGCGTCGGTGGCCGTGACGTTGGCGGTGATGTCGCCGGCCATCACCGCAAGGCGGGAAGGGGCTGTCTCGTCCAGGCGGCCGAGGATGACGATGCCGGTGTAGTAGGACTGGTCGCCGTAGTAGAGGACGAGGTCGTTCCCGGGGGCGTAGTAGCCGAGGTCGCCCACATCGGGGTCAGCACCGTCGGGTTGTCCGTAAAGGCTGAGTGGCGCCTGGAGGCGGCCGGTCTTTTCCACGCCCCCGTGGTCGGTCATCTCGATGGTCTGCGGCAGCTGGGCGAGCAGGTCGCGGCCTGCGGGGGTGTCGTCGACGGTGGCGGCGAACCGCTCGCCTGCGACTCGGATCTCGATCTGCATGTTGCTCTCCTCGGCGGTACTCTGGTTGCGGCTGCCGGTTTCCCGGGGACTGGGGCTGGGCGTCGGCGTAGCCGCGCTGCGTCCGTCTCCTCCCTGCCGCTCGACTGCGACCTCACCGCCGCCGGAGCGGGCGGTGTCAGTGCTCGTTCCACACCCGGTGAGGGCCGCGACGGCCAGGACCGTCGCGGCCGCCACCAAGGCACGGGTTCGGCGGGATGTGCGACGGCTGGTCATGGGCGCAGCAGCACCTTGATGGCGCGCCGCTGGTCCATGGCGGTGTAACCGGCTGCCGCGTCGGCGAGCGGGAGCTCGAGGTCGAAGACCTTGCCGGGGTCGATCTGGCGCTTCCAGATGCGGTCGATGAGGTCGGGCAGGAACCGTCGTACGGGGGCGGGACCGCCGTGCAGGTGCACCTGGGAGAAGAACAGCTCGTCGCCGGGGAGCTGGACGTCGTGGGAGACGCCGACGTAGCCGACGTGGCCGCCGGGGCGGGTGGACCGGATGGCCTGCATCATCGACTCTTGGGTGCCGACCGCTTCGATGACCGAGTGGGCGCCGAGTCCGTCGGTGAGCTCCTTGATGCGGGCGACACCGTCGTCACCACGCTCTTCGACGATGTCGGTGGCGCCGAACTCACGTGCCAGGGCCTGGCGGTCGGCGTGGCGGCTCATGGCGATGATGCGCTCGGCACCGAGCTCCCGGGCGGCGAGGATGCCGAGGAGCCCGACGGCCCCGTCGCCAACGACGGCGACGGTCTTGCCGGGTCCGGCCTCGGCGGCGACGGCGGCGAACCAACCGGTGCCCAGGACGTCGGAGGCGGCCAGCAGGCTGGGGACCAGGTCGTCGTCCGGCATGCCGGGGGTGGCGACGAGGGTGCCGTCAGCGTACGGGATGCGGGCGCGGTCGGACTGGGTGCCGATGGTGCCGTGGACGAACTGGGCGTGCACGCACCGCGACGGGTATCCGGCGCGGCAGATGTCGCAGGTGCCGTCGGAGATGACGAAGGAGCCGATGACGAAGTCGCCGGGCTTCACCGTCTCCACGGCCGAGCCGACCTCCTCCACGACACCGACGTACTCGTGTCCCATGGGCAGGCCGTCGGCGGGCTCGGCGCCACGGTAGGGCCACAGGTCGGACCCGCAGATGCAGGTCGCGGTCAGGCGGATGACTGCGTCGGTCGGTTCGACGATGTGGGGCTCGTCGCGCTCGACGACGCGCACGTCGCCGGGGCCGTACATCACTACTCCACGCATGGTGGGTTCCTCTCGGGTTGGGGGTGTTGCTGTTTGAGGGTTCGGTTCAGTGGGTGCGGACTGCTGTGTCGGCAGCGGGGCTCGGGTGCGCCTGGCGGCGGCCGGCGATGCGGTAGGCGACGGCGGAGGCGGCAGTGAGGACCAGGACGATGGCGGCCATCGGGACGGCCGTGTGCTCGCCGCCGAGGCCGGCCAGCGGCGCAATGGTGCCGGCCATGACCCACTGCAGGAAGCCCAGCAGCGCGGACCCGGTGCCGGGGTGGTCCGGGACTGCGGCGGAGGCCAGCGCGCCGGCGTTGGGCCCGACAAGACCTTGGGCGGTCATGAGGACAAAGAACCCGACGAGCGCCGCGACCAGCGGCATCGAGAACCACACCGCGGCGGCCGCGAGGATGATCCCAGCGGCGCCGGTGGCCACGAGGCCGATCTTGATGAACACCCGCGCGGGCACGCGGTCGGCGTACCGGGCAGCAACCAACGCGGCAAGGGTCATCCCGCCGGCGTTGGCAGCGAAGTCGACCGCGTACTGCACCGGCGTCAGCCCGTTCATCGACTGCAACACGTACGCCGAGGTAGCGACGTAGGCGAACGTGATGCCCATCGAGAACGCGAACACCACCAAGTGGCCGCCGAACACGCGCGAGGACAACACCTCCCCGGTCGCACCCAGGAGCCGCCCGAGGCCACCTCCGTGGCGCCGTTCAACCGGCAGCGACTCCGGCATCACCAGCGCCACGGCGAGGACCATCAGGGCAGCGAGTGCGGCGACCAGCCAGAAGGACACCCGCCAGTGCGTCACGGACAACACCAGCGCGCCGAGTAGCGGTCCCACGATCGGGGCGACACCTGCGACGGCGGCTACGACGTTCATCGCCCGCACCATGCGGACGCCGTCGGTGAGGTCGATGACCACGGACCGGGCGATGACCATGGCCCAGCCACCGGCGAAGCCCTGCACCAACCGGGCGGCCATCATCGCGGCCACCGACGGGCTGAACGCGCACGCCACCGACGTGGCGAGCAGGGCCGCGAGCCCGGCCAGCAGGGGCCGCCGGCGCCCCACCCGGTCCGAGAACGGGCCGCCGACCAGCTGGCCGAGCGCCATCCCGACGAAGAACGTCGTCAACGTCAGCTGCACCTGGGTCGCGGACGCGTCGAGGTCGCGGCCCACGAGCGGAAAGGCGGGAACGTACATGTCGGTGGCCAGCGGCGCGATCGCGGTGATGAGCACGACACTGCCCAGCACCGACGCCGGCAGCGCCGAACGACCCGACGGCTCCGGGAACGGCAGCGAGGTCGCGGCGGTTGGGGCGGTCGCGCCGTTTGAGGAGGAAGTGTGGTCGTGCAGGAGTGGCATGACTCCATGAAACCCGCGGCCGCGGACGCGGAGAAGTCACGCTCGTGAGGTGTACCAGCAGGGCATCCCAGAACGGGTTGGGCGCGGGTAGCGTCGACGGCATGGACAACCGTGTGGAGGTGCGCGAGTTCCTAAGCTCTCGCCGCGCCAAGCTGACACCGGACGACGTCGGGCTGCCCGACGTCGGCCAGCGGCGTGTTCCCGGACTACGCCGCGGTGAGGTCGCGGCTCTGGCCGGGGTCAGCATCGAGTATTACTCCAAGCTGGAGCGCGGCGCCCTCGGTGGCGTCAGCACCTCGGTGCTTGATGCCATCGCCCGTGCGCTGCGCCTCGACGACGCCGAACGCAGCCACCTGTTCAACCTCGCCCAAGCAGCCGACGGCACCAGCGACATCCTCCGGCCCCGTCGCCGCACCAAGACGTGGACGCCGCGCCCCAGCCTGACTTGGGTCCTGGACGCCATCACAGGCGGCCCAGCCCTCATCCGCAACGGCCGCATGGACCTGCTCGCCACCAACTCGCTCGGCCGGGCCATGCACGCCTCGCTGTACGAACGCACACCCGGACCGGTCCCGAACTTCGCGCGCTACACCTTCCTCGACGAGGACTCGCACCGCTTCTACCCCGACTGGGACACCGCCGCCGACACCGCGGTGGCCATCTTGCGCACCGAGGCCGGCCGCGACCCCCACGACCGGCTGATGCACGACCTCGTCGGCGAGCTCGCCACCCGCAGCGACGAGTTCCGGCGCCGCTGGTCCAGCCACGATGTCCGCCTCCATGGCTCCGGCACCAAGACCTTCCACCACACCGCCGTCGGCGAGCTCGAACTCGCCTACGAGAGCGTCGACATGGTCTCCGACCCCGGCCTCAGCCTAACCATCTACGCCGCCGAACCCGCCTCCCCCACCGCAGAAGCACTTGCCCTCCTCGGCTCGCTCACCGCCACCCTGGAGAGGACCGAGCCGAAGTCCCGCAACGCCTGAACGCCAGACCCGGACAAACTCGCTGCGCCGGCGACAGAACTTCGTTCGTCCCCCGGGCGTGCGATCGCCCGCTGGCCTTCATGAGCCCGCGCCCCTCCGGCGCCCGGGCCAGCTGCGGACCACTCGCGCCCTCTTGCGCGCATGTGGTGCCCTCTCGGTACCTCCCACGCCAGGAACTCCCTCATCCGCACCGGATGGCCTTCGCTGGATGCGTACCCCACGACGCCTTCGAAAGGACACGCATCCCATGCGCATCTTTACCCGCTCGACCGGTCCCGCACCCGCACCCGAACTTGCGCGCTACGCAGCTCGCGGTGCGGCTCTGCTCTCCGCCCTGACGCTGAGCGTCGCTCTACCCGCCGGGACGGCCCACGCTCACCACGGGTGGGACGACTTCGATACCGACCGCCCGTTCTACATCTCGGGCACCGTCTCTCAGGTCAGGTGGGGCGAGCCGCACTCGTACTTCACACTCACCCTCGACAGCGACCTCCCTGCCGACACCCCCGACCTCGCCCTTCCCGAAGACCTCCAAGCCCCCGAGGACAGCGGCCCCGTGCACGACGCGCCGTCCTACGACGGCAGCAGACGCTCCTCGACGTTGTCATCGCCCCACCCAGCTTCACCGGCCCGTGGGGGCTCGACCGCCCCCTCGTCGACGGAGAACGAGTCGAGGCGGTCGGCTACATCGGCCGTAGCCACACCGACGAGTTCCGACCCGCCGTGTTCTGGTTCGACGACGGCCAGCCGGTCAACCAAGTGCTCGGCAGCGAACTGCCGGCCCAGCCGCTCGACCCGCCCTACTCGGCCAACGACGCCGGACCGTTTGGCGCGTCCGCCGACGAGCCCGGCAGCAGTGCAGACGCCCAGGCTGCCGAGTCGGCAACATCGCCTGGCGCTGTCTGGGCAGGGCTGGCTGCTGCACTTCTCGCCGCCCTCGCCGGAAGCGCCCTGTACCTGCGCACCCGAGCCCGCCGTTCACTAACCGCCTCATGAGCGTCGCGGACATCTACTCTTGGCTCGAGGACAACGTCGTCGCCGAGGCCGTGCGTGGTACGCCGTACCTGTACCCGACCTTGGAGACGATCCACATCATCGGCATCGCCCTTCTCGCCGGCCCCGCCGCGGCCTTCGACCTGCGCCTCCTCGGCTTCGGTCGGCGTCTCTTGTCCGTCACCGTCGCCGCCGACTACCTACTGCCCCTCGCGCGCATCGGGTTCGCCGTCGCAGCCGTCACCGGCATCGCCATGTTCCTCCCGGGCGCCAACCTCATCGCCGACCGCGCCAGCGCACCGTGGAAGCTCGGCCTGCTCATCATCGCGGGACTCAACATCGCGCTCTTCCACCGACGCATGTACCGCAACGTCGCCGGCTGGGACCTTGACCGGCCGCCCCCGGGCACCGCCCGCCTCGCCGCCGTTGTCTCCCTCGCCTCTTGGTCTGGCGTCACACTCGCCGGCCGGCTCCTCGCCTACACCTGACCAGCCTTGGCGCCTCGGGTGACCGTCCGGCTTCGACAAGTCGCGATGTCCCCGACAGGCGGCGGTATGGGCTAGTGCGGGTGTTCCCGCTTCGCGCAGTGGACCCCGTGCCGTGCTGACGCGATGTCACAGGCCATGACCACGGAGACTCAGAGCGCGAGACTGCCCGGTGCGTCGCTCAGGATGTATCGGGGATCTCCCCGGTGAAGACCATCCACCTCCCGGGAGAGTTCTGCGGCGAGCTGCCGTAGTGCCCCTTTGAGGCGCTCACGGTCCACACGCTCGCTCAACTCGAGGAACATGTTGCAGGAACGGGTCATCTGCTGAAGATGAGGCAACGCTGCTGACCGGGGGCGCGACGCAAGGCGGGCCTCGCGAATCAAGTCGCGCGCATGCTTAACCGAACCGACAACTCGATCCACCTCGTCTTGTGTCCAATGCCAGTCGTCGGCAACAAGGAATGCGCGCTTCGCCGCCAGGTCCAGTATGAGGTTGTTGAGAGCGGCCTCCTCTCGTCGGCTAGCGTCTTGGGCCGCTGCCAGCCGCTGCGCAGCGAGCGCAACCGCTGCGCCGAGAAAGGTACTAAAAGCAATCGTGAAGAACTCCATGGCCCAATCGTGCCCTCTCTGCCGACAGGGACGGCGCGGCGTCGCCTGCTGTCGGCACCAACGAATCTCCGGGATACCCGCTCGCGGCGGAAGGACGCACTCCAAGTCACGAAGTCGAAAGGTGGGTGGTTGCTGCGAGCCGGGCCTCTAGCCAGCGTGCTGCCGTCTCAGCGGCACTCATTTCGTCCGCAGTCCACTCGTCGTGGGTCGCTCCGAGAACCTGGCGAAGCGCCGCGACGCCCTTGGTGACTGACATGCGGGTCTTGTCTCCGGTGAGCATCGTGTTGGTCGCCAACCGAGCCACGATGGGGGCAAGCAGCGGATCGCGCAGCGCGGCGATTAGCTCGTGCAGGGCGGTGGCCTTGTTTTCGCGCCGTTGGAGCAGGACGAAGAGTGCTCGCACCGCCCACTCGGTCAGGTGTGGCTCGACCAGTCCTGGAGCAGCTATTCCGCCACGGATTCCCGATCGCCATCGCAGAGAGTCGCCCAGCGCGGCTGCGATGCCGTTCTCTAGAGCCACGTCCATCAGGGACAAACGGTTGGCCATGGACAAACCCAGGGGTGCCGATCTGACGCGAGAGCGCAACCACGCGGTGTGGTCGGCGTGCTGGTTCGCGAGGTCGAGGCGTCGAGCGTCGATCTCGAGGTGGTCGAACGTCTCGTCGGACTGCGGAAAGGTCCGGTCCGCCCACTGACGGAAGTCGTTGGCATGGCGCCTGGTGTCCGGCGACGTGTGGCCGACTCGATCGACGATACGCAGGCATTGAAGTACCGCCGGCGCTCGCTCAATCTCTTCAAGGTCCGCCACGTTCTCCTGAAGCGCCGAACGGATCTCGGTGATCGCCTCGGCGTCCGACAGCGAGCCCAGTTGGAATCGCTGCTCAATCATCTGCCATGGTCGGGGCGCCTCGCGGGGGCGACTTGAAGCGGAGTCGAACATGCGGCTGGACCCTCTCGAGATCTCGTCGACCATCCGATCGACCGGCGCCCCGCCGGGCGCTCTGCTCGGTCATTCAGGAGCACGTGACGTTAGCTGCGACCACCGACATCTAGTCCCGGTACGGTCAACCGATGGCAAGCATCGACGTTGACTTCTGCTTCTACGACGACCCGGATTTCCGGTCCGACGCGGACAGCGACAGCGCGATCCTCCAGCATTGGCATGCTCTGTTGTGGAGCAAGGACCTCCCCGACGGCCGGATGATCGAATGGACCGAAGAGCTCGAGACGACTTGCCTGACCCACGACTCGCCTCTCGGGACTTTTCGCGTGTCGAGCGACACCATCGCGTCTCTGCACGAGCGATACGTGCCCCTTCTCTGGGCCGGCCTAGGTCCCAAAGACCAAGAGACCTACATGCGCGCGTTCTACACGATCGGCGGGTTCAACATCTTCCCCCGACACCCGCAATCCCTGAACCAACAACGTGGGTGGGAACGGGCCATTTCGGACCGATTCGA is a window of Nocardioides oleivorans DNA encoding:
- a CDS encoding DUF6994 family protein; its protein translation is MASIDVDFCFYDDPDFRSDADSDSAILQHWHALLWSKDLPDGRMIEWTEELETTCLTHDSPLGTFRVSSDTIASLHERYVPLLWAGLGPKDQETYMRAFYTIGGFNIFPRHPQSLNQQRGWERAISDRFDLTLECIRRHYLDLVPNPLAAVLTADREFFRLFGVGQEGFEAYVEFFHFQDLVVGNNIKWFDESAETEWSFSSAALPGNDHAYRRHLDNVLAFVTARNQRIARWASLQ
- a CDS encoding helix-turn-helix transcriptional regulator encodes the protein MDNRVEVREFLSSRRAKLTPDDVGLPDVGQRRVPGLRRGEVAALAGVSIEYYSKLERGALGGVSTSVLDAIARALRLDDAERSHLFNLAQAADGTSDILRPRRRTKTWTPRPSLTWVLDAITGGPALIRNGRMDLLATNSLGRAMHASLYERTPGPVPNFARYTFLDEDSHRFYPDWDTAADTAVAILRTEAGRDPHDRLMHDLVGELATRSDEFRRRWSSHDVRLHGSGTKTFHHTAVGELELAYESVDMVSDPGLSLTIYAAEPASPTAEALALLGSLTATLERTEPKSRNA